In Arachis hypogaea cultivar Tifrunner chromosome 17, arahy.Tifrunner.gnm2.J5K5, whole genome shotgun sequence, a single window of DNA contains:
- the LOC112764613 gene encoding pentatricopeptide repeat-containing protein At4g18520, chloroplastic isoform X2, with the protein MVEENEHQHEHKHALANWRRLLVLNKKWNSIRHFFFTRCQDRARNEDDPWTKDRLLWLANNLKQIDDDVQRHNDLIQIMKDKPSEISEIVSTFREDLTREFFVHLHTLVESYNDNPEVQNNFVRLWNTCLAAVEEYDAATQSIEALDDAQGNLKNMITSRGDASSQNIEILDVRCRCFGPELVARWLRSCYDMEEVGRIHAIILKCFRESATYVDNNLICSYLRLGNLTRARRVFDKMSRRDIVTWTAIIDGYLNYNLDDEALNLFRESIKHGVQANSNMLVCVMNLCGKRLDLELGKQIHAHILKSNWRNLIVDSAAVHFYARCGEMSSAFRTFDRMAERDVVCWTTMITACSQQRLGHESLLMFSQMLGDGFFPNEYTVCAALKACGENKELKFGTQLHGAIVKKICKSDVFVGTSLIDMYAKCGEVVNSKEVFDRMRVRNTATWTSIISGYARKGYGEEALSLFRLMKRKKVHVNKKTIASVTMACGSVKSLLSGKEVHAQIIKSVIHDNVYLGTSLVWFYCKCKEYSHAFKVLQHMPSRDVVLWTAIISGCAKLGLESEALQFLQEMMEEGVVPNAYTYSSLLKACANLEAPMQGRLIHSYASKTPALSNVFVNSALIYMYAKCGYVADALQVFDNMPERNLVSWKAMILGYARNGHCQEALKLMYRMQAEGFEVDDYILATVYTACGGGCEDIDWDIESSSRYWLSSESSAK; encoded by the exons ATGGTGGAGGAGAATGAACACCAACATGAACACAAACATGCTTTGGCTAATTGGAGGAGGCTGCTGGTTCTGAACAAGAAATGGAACAGCATTAGGCACTTCTTCTTTACGCGCTGTCAGGATAGAGCGCGCAACGAAGATGATCCATGGACCAAGGACAGGCTTCTTTGGCTTGCAAACAATCTTAAACAG ATAGATGATGATGTCCAGAGACATAATGACCTTATTCAAATTATGAAAGACAAGCCATCGGAAATTAGTGAAATTGTCTCCACTTTTCGTGAAGACTTAACtagagaattctttgtgcatcTTCATACATTAGTTGAATCTTACAATGACAATCCAGAAGTGCAAAATA ATTTCGTAAGGCTTTGGAACACATGCTTGGCTGCTGTAGAAGAATATGATGCTGCAACTCAAAGCATTGAAGCACTAGATGATGCACAGGGCAACCTTAAAAATATGATCACATCTCGTGGTGATGCTTCCAGCCAGAACATAGAAATTTTGGATGTGAGATGTCGATGCTTTGGTCCAGAGTTAGTAGCTCGTTGGCTGCGGTCTTGTTATGACATGGAAGAGGTTGGAAGGATACATGCAATCATATTGAAATGTTTTAGAGAGTCAGCTACATATGTTGATAATAATTTGATTTGTAGTTATTTGAGATTGGGTAATTTAACTCGGGCTCGTcgagtgtttgataaaatgtcaagaAGGGACATAGTTACGTGGACTGCTATTATTGATGGGTATTTGAATTATAACCTGGATGATGAAGCTTTAAATTTGTTTCGAGAATCCATTAAACATGGGGTTCAAGCAAACAGCAATATGCTGGTGTGCGTCATGAATCTGTGTGGTAAAAGATTGGATTTAGAGCTGGGAAAACAAATTCATGCTCATATCTTGAAAAGTAACTGGAGGAATTTAATTGTTGATAGTGCAGCAGTTCATTTTTATGCAAGATGTGGGGAAATGTCGAGTGCATTTCGAACATTTGATCGAATGGCTGAGCGAGATGTGGTATGTTGGACAACCATGATTACTGCATGTTCCCAACAAAGGCTTGGGCATGAATCCTTGTTGATGTTCTCGCAAATGCTTGGTGATGGGTTCTTTCCTAATGAATACACTGTGTGCGCTGCACTAAAGGCTTGTGGAGAGAATAAAGAATTGAAATTTGGGACACAGCTGCATGGTGCCATAGTAAAGAAAATATGTAAGAGTGATGTTTTTGTTGGAACTTCCCTCATTGATATGTATGCAAAGTGTGGTGAAGTTGTGAATTCTAAAGAAGTTTTTGACAGAATGAGAGTTAGAAACACAGCTACTTGGACATCCATTATATCAGGATATGCTCGAAAGGGGTATGGCGAAGAGGCTCTAAGTTTGTTTCGATTGATGAAGAGGAAAAAGGTTCATGTTAATAAGAAGACAATTGCAAGTGTCACAATGGCTTGTGGCTCAGTGAAGTCTTTGCTGTCCGGAAAAGAAGTGCATGCACAGATAATCAAGAGCGTTATCCACGATAATGTTTACCTAGGAACCTCATTGGTATGGTTCTACTGCAAATGCAAAGAATACTCTCATGCTTTCAAGGTGCTCCAGCACATGCCTTCTAGGGATGTTGTCTTATGGACTGCCATTATCTCTGGGTGTGCCAAGCTTGGGCTTGAATCTGAGGCCTTACAGTTCTTGCAGGAAATGATGGAGGAAGGTGTGGTTCCAAACGCCTACACTTACTCGTCGCTGCTGAAAGCATGCGCAAATTTAGAAGCGCCAATGCAAGGGAGATTGATTCATTCCTATGCAAGCAAGACCCCTGCCTTGTCTAATGTATTTGTAAACAGTGCTTTGATCTACATGTATGCAAAATGTGGGTATGTTGCCGATGCCTTGCAAGTCTTCGACAACATGCCAGAGAGGAATTTAGTTTCTTGGAAAGCCATGATCTTAGGTTATGCAAGAAATGGGCATTGCCAAGAGGCATTGAAGCTCATGTATAGAATGCAAGCAGAAGGCTTTGAGGTGGATGATTATATCCTTGCAACAGTTTATACTGCATGTGGAGGTGGGTGTGAAGACATCGATTGGGATATTGAGTCTTCGTCGCGTTACTGGCTTTCCTCTGAATCTTCTGCAAAATAG
- the LOC112764613 gene encoding pentatricopeptide repeat-containing protein At4g18520, chloroplastic isoform X1 yields MAKALQHSPTLLLQPPPPPSSSTSQASFPLKPLPHFPSPVSSLLFSPSSHLPFITTKANVPGCTYTPASAACSCDDSDDDWDDTGSDDRFHNCQLIRDCDELIDDFMVEENEHQHEHKHALANWRRLLVLNKKWNSIRHFFFTRCQDRARNEDDPWTKDRLLWLANNLKQIDDDVQRHNDLIQIMKDKPSEISEIVSTFREDLTREFFVHLHTLVESYNDNPEVQNNFVRLWNTCLAAVEEYDAATQSIEALDDAQGNLKNMITSRGDASSQNIEILDVRCRCFGPELVARWLRSCYDMEEVGRIHAIILKCFRESATYVDNNLICSYLRLGNLTRARRVFDKMSRRDIVTWTAIIDGYLNYNLDDEALNLFRESIKHGVQANSNMLVCVMNLCGKRLDLELGKQIHAHILKSNWRNLIVDSAAVHFYARCGEMSSAFRTFDRMAERDVVCWTTMITACSQQRLGHESLLMFSQMLGDGFFPNEYTVCAALKACGENKELKFGTQLHGAIVKKICKSDVFVGTSLIDMYAKCGEVVNSKEVFDRMRVRNTATWTSIISGYARKGYGEEALSLFRLMKRKKVHVNKKTIASVTMACGSVKSLLSGKEVHAQIIKSVIHDNVYLGTSLVWFYCKCKEYSHAFKVLQHMPSRDVVLWTAIISGCAKLGLESEALQFLQEMMEEGVVPNAYTYSSLLKACANLEAPMQGRLIHSYASKTPALSNVFVNSALIYMYAKCGYVADALQVFDNMPERNLVSWKAMILGYARNGHCQEALKLMYRMQAEGFEVDDYILATVYTACGGGCEDIDWDIESSSRYWLSSESSAK; encoded by the exons ATGGCTAAAGCACTCCAACACtctccaactcttcttcttcaaccacctCCTCCGCCGTCTTCTTCTACCTCTCAAGCTTCTTTCCCTCTTAAACCCTTACCACACTTTCCTTCTCCTGTCTCCTCCTTGTTATTCTCTCCATCTTCGCACTTACCTTTTATCACTACCAAGGCCAACG TGCCAGGTTGTACTTATACCCCTGCTTCTGCTGCTTGTTCTTGTGATGATTCTGATGACGATTGGGATGACACTGGCAGCGACGACCGCTTCCATAACTGCCAACTGATTCGAGATTGTGATGAATTAATTGACGATTTCATGGTGGAGGAGAATGAACACCAACATGAACACAAACATGCTTTGGCTAATTGGAGGAGGCTGCTGGTTCTGAACAAGAAATGGAACAGCATTAGGCACTTCTTCTTTACGCGCTGTCAGGATAGAGCGCGCAACGAAGATGATCCATGGACCAAGGACAGGCTTCTTTGGCTTGCAAACAATCTTAAACAG ATAGATGATGATGTCCAGAGACATAATGACCTTATTCAAATTATGAAAGACAAGCCATCGGAAATTAGTGAAATTGTCTCCACTTTTCGTGAAGACTTAACtagagaattctttgtgcatcTTCATACATTAGTTGAATCTTACAATGACAATCCAGAAGTGCAAAATA ATTTCGTAAGGCTTTGGAACACATGCTTGGCTGCTGTAGAAGAATATGATGCTGCAACTCAAAGCATTGAAGCACTAGATGATGCACAGGGCAACCTTAAAAATATGATCACATCTCGTGGTGATGCTTCCAGCCAGAACATAGAAATTTTGGATGTGAGATGTCGATGCTTTGGTCCAGAGTTAGTAGCTCGTTGGCTGCGGTCTTGTTATGACATGGAAGAGGTTGGAAGGATACATGCAATCATATTGAAATGTTTTAGAGAGTCAGCTACATATGTTGATAATAATTTGATTTGTAGTTATTTGAGATTGGGTAATTTAACTCGGGCTCGTcgagtgtttgataaaatgtcaagaAGGGACATAGTTACGTGGACTGCTATTATTGATGGGTATTTGAATTATAACCTGGATGATGAAGCTTTAAATTTGTTTCGAGAATCCATTAAACATGGGGTTCAAGCAAACAGCAATATGCTGGTGTGCGTCATGAATCTGTGTGGTAAAAGATTGGATTTAGAGCTGGGAAAACAAATTCATGCTCATATCTTGAAAAGTAACTGGAGGAATTTAATTGTTGATAGTGCAGCAGTTCATTTTTATGCAAGATGTGGGGAAATGTCGAGTGCATTTCGAACATTTGATCGAATGGCTGAGCGAGATGTGGTATGTTGGACAACCATGATTACTGCATGTTCCCAACAAAGGCTTGGGCATGAATCCTTGTTGATGTTCTCGCAAATGCTTGGTGATGGGTTCTTTCCTAATGAATACACTGTGTGCGCTGCACTAAAGGCTTGTGGAGAGAATAAAGAATTGAAATTTGGGACACAGCTGCATGGTGCCATAGTAAAGAAAATATGTAAGAGTGATGTTTTTGTTGGAACTTCCCTCATTGATATGTATGCAAAGTGTGGTGAAGTTGTGAATTCTAAAGAAGTTTTTGACAGAATGAGAGTTAGAAACACAGCTACTTGGACATCCATTATATCAGGATATGCTCGAAAGGGGTATGGCGAAGAGGCTCTAAGTTTGTTTCGATTGATGAAGAGGAAAAAGGTTCATGTTAATAAGAAGACAATTGCAAGTGTCACAATGGCTTGTGGCTCAGTGAAGTCTTTGCTGTCCGGAAAAGAAGTGCATGCACAGATAATCAAGAGCGTTATCCACGATAATGTTTACCTAGGAACCTCATTGGTATGGTTCTACTGCAAATGCAAAGAATACTCTCATGCTTTCAAGGTGCTCCAGCACATGCCTTCTAGGGATGTTGTCTTATGGACTGCCATTATCTCTGGGTGTGCCAAGCTTGGGCTTGAATCTGAGGCCTTACAGTTCTTGCAGGAAATGATGGAGGAAGGTGTGGTTCCAAACGCCTACACTTACTCGTCGCTGCTGAAAGCATGCGCAAATTTAGAAGCGCCAATGCAAGGGAGATTGATTCATTCCTATGCAAGCAAGACCCCTGCCTTGTCTAATGTATTTGTAAACAGTGCTTTGATCTACATGTATGCAAAATGTGGGTATGTTGCCGATGCCTTGCAAGTCTTCGACAACATGCCAGAGAGGAATTTAGTTTCTTGGAAAGCCATGATCTTAGGTTATGCAAGAAATGGGCATTGCCAAGAGGCATTGAAGCTCATGTATAGAATGCAAGCAGAAGGCTTTGAGGTGGATGATTATATCCTTGCAACAGTTTATACTGCATGTGGAGGTGGGTGTGAAGACATCGATTGGGATATTGAGTCTTCGTCGCGTTACTGGCTTTCCTCTGAATCTTCTGCAAAATAG